The Pseudomonas azadiae genome includes a window with the following:
- a CDS encoding NADH:flavin oxidoreductase/NADH oxidase has protein sequence MSALFEPFTLKDVTLRNRIAIPPMCQYMADDGMVNDWHHVHLAGMARGGAGLLVVEATAVSPEGRITPGCAGIWSDAHAEAFVPMVQAIKAAGSVPGIQIAHAGRKASANRPWEGDDHMAASDARSWETIAPSAIAFGANLPNVPRAMTLDDIARVKQDFVDAARRARDAGFEWIELHFAHGYLGQSFFSEHANQRTDAYGGSFDNRSRFLLETLAAVREVWPENLPLTARFGVIEYDGRDEQTLTESIELARHFKAGGLDLLSVSVGFTIPETNIPWGPAFMGPIAERVRREAGIPVTSAWGFGTPQLAEGALQAGHLDLVSVGRAHLADPHWAYFAAKELGVEKSSWTLPAPYAHWLERYR, from the coding sequence ATGTCGGCATTGTTCGAACCCTTCACCCTCAAAGACGTCACCCTGCGTAACCGTATCGCCATTCCACCGATGTGCCAATACATGGCCGATGATGGCATGGTCAACGATTGGCACCATGTGCACCTGGCCGGCATGGCCCGTGGCGGCGCCGGCCTGCTGGTGGTAGAAGCCACCGCCGTGTCCCCTGAAGGCCGCATCACACCGGGCTGCGCCGGTATCTGGAGCGATGCCCACGCCGAGGCGTTCGTGCCGATGGTCCAGGCGATCAAGGCCGCAGGCTCGGTGCCGGGCATCCAGATCGCCCACGCCGGGCGTAAAGCCAGCGCCAATCGTCCATGGGAAGGCGATGACCACATGGCGGCCTCTGACGCGCGCAGCTGGGAAACCATCGCGCCGTCGGCCATTGCCTTTGGTGCCAACCTGCCAAACGTGCCGCGCGCCATGACCCTGGACGACATCGCCCGGGTCAAACAGGATTTCGTCGACGCCGCCCGTCGTGCGCGTGACGCCGGTTTTGAGTGGATCGAGCTGCATTTCGCCCACGGCTACCTGGGCCAGAGCTTCTTCAGCGAACACGCCAACCAGCGTACCGACGCCTACGGCGGCAGCTTCGACAACCGCAGCCGTTTCCTCCTGGAAACCCTGGCCGCCGTGCGCGAAGTGTGGCCGGAAAACCTGCCGCTGACCGCGCGTTTCGGCGTGATCGAATACGACGGCCGCGACGAGCAGACCCTCACCGAATCGATCGAGCTGGCCCGTCACTTCAAGGCCGGTGGCCTGGACCTGTTGAGCGTCAGCGTGGGCTTCACCATCCCTGAGACCAACATCCCGTGGGGCCCGGCGTTCATGGGCCCGATCGCCGAACGCGTGCGCCGCGAAGCCGGTATCCCGGTGACCTCGGCGTGGGGTTTTGGTACGCCGCAACTGGCCGAAGGCGCGTTGCAGGCCGGGCACCTGGACCTGGTTTCGGTTGGCCGTGCACACCTGGCTGACCCGCATTGGGCGTATTTCGCGGCCAAGGAACTGGGTGTCGAGAAGTCCTCGTGGACCCTGCCGGCGCCGTATGCGCATTGGCTGGAACGCTATCGCTGA
- a CDS encoding FadR/GntR family transcriptional regulator: MDHQPPKPRKSMHAQIVQDLGMHIVSGRFKPEERLPMEATLCEEYKVSRSVLREATRVLSAKGLVYSKPRVGAVVRPRLKWHLLDPDVLSWLMQSTPHSEFFNTLAGVRRILEPEIAAMAATTATDEDIAIIEKAYAGMETAKTHEDLLQADLDFHRAIADATRNDLLAYMCNMLSLPLRESINITNRRPDIQGLSLPRHKAILTAIQNRDALGARHASLVQLDDTRVALDTVMNVLTPL; encoded by the coding sequence ATGGATCACCAGCCGCCCAAGCCGCGCAAGAGTATGCATGCCCAGATCGTCCAGGACTTGGGCATGCACATCGTTTCCGGCCGCTTCAAGCCCGAAGAACGGCTGCCCATGGAGGCCACGCTCTGCGAGGAGTACAAGGTCAGCCGCTCGGTGTTGCGTGAGGCGACGCGGGTGCTCAGCGCCAAGGGCCTGGTGTACTCCAAACCACGGGTCGGCGCGGTGGTGCGGCCCCGCTTGAAATGGCACCTGCTCGACCCGGACGTGTTGTCCTGGTTGATGCAGTCCACGCCCCACAGCGAATTCTTCAACACCCTGGCGGGCGTGCGGCGCATTCTCGAACCGGAAATCGCGGCCATGGCCGCGACCACGGCAACCGACGAAGACATCGCCATCATCGAGAAGGCTTACGCCGGCATGGAAACCGCGAAGACCCACGAGGACCTGCTGCAGGCCGACCTGGACTTCCACCGCGCCATTGCCGACGCCACGCGCAACGACCTGCTCGCCTATATGTGCAACATGCTGTCGTTGCCGCTGCGCGAGTCGATCAATATCACCAACCGCCGCCCGGATATCCAGGGCCTGAGCCTGCCCCGGCACAAGGCGATCCTGACCGCGATCCAGAACCGCGATGCGCTGGGTGCCCGGCATGCGTCACTGGTGCAGCTGGATGACACGCGGGTGGCGTTGGATACGGTGATGAATGTGCTCACTCCGCTCTGA
- the araD1 gene encoding AraD1 family protein: MRLVQFETSNGERRVGVVEGNSLREVQTARSVRELALAAIEAGVGLEQQVNSLGLGDSHDYASLLADLKILPPLDHPDPAHMLISGTGLTHLGSASARDKMHQAGDETALTDTMRIFKWGVEGGKPAAGQAGVQPEWFYKGDGSTVVRPGAAFPVPPFAEDAGEEPEIGGLYVIGPDSKPYRVGYAVGNEFSDHIMERKNYLYLAHSKLRSCSYGPEVRVGELPQHLAGTSRILRNGEEIWRNEFLSGEANMCHSLENLEYHHFKYRQFLKPGDVHIHFFGTATLSFADGIRTQAGDVFEISQAEFGAPLVNRVGSSDAAFEPGNVITL, encoded by the coding sequence ATGCGTTTAGTTCAGTTCGAGACAAGCAACGGCGAACGCCGCGTCGGCGTTGTAGAGGGCAATAGCCTGCGCGAAGTCCAGACGGCGCGCAGCGTGCGCGAGTTGGCGTTGGCCGCCATCGAAGCGGGCGTGGGCCTGGAACAGCAGGTGAACAGCCTCGGCCTGGGCGACAGCCACGACTACGCAAGCCTGCTGGCCGACCTGAAGATTCTGCCGCCGCTGGATCACCCGGACCCTGCGCACATGCTGATCAGCGGCACCGGCCTGACCCACCTGGGCAGCGCCTCGGCCCGCGACAAGATGCACCAGGCCGGCGACGAAACCGCCTTGACCGACACCATGCGCATCTTCAAATGGGGCGTGGAAGGCGGCAAACCGGCGGCCGGCCAGGCAGGCGTGCAACCGGAGTGGTTCTACAAGGGCGACGGAAGCACCGTCGTGCGCCCGGGCGCCGCGTTCCCGGTGCCGCCGTTTGCCGAAGATGCCGGTGAAGAGCCGGAAATCGGTGGCCTTTACGTGATCGGCCCGGACAGCAAGCCTTACCGTGTGGGCTATGCGGTGGGCAACGAGTTCTCCGACCACATCATGGAGCGCAAGAACTACCTGTACCTGGCCCATTCCAAACTGCGCAGTTGCAGCTATGGCCCGGAAGTGCGCGTGGGCGAATTGCCCCAGCACCTGGCAGGCACCAGCCGTATCCTGCGTAACGGCGAGGAAATCTGGCGGAACGAATTCCTCAGCGGCGAGGCCAATATGTGCCACAGCCTGGAAAACCTCGAATACCATCACTTCAAATACCGCCAGTTCCTCAAGCCCGGCGATGTGCATATCCACTTCTTCGGCACCGCCACGCTGTCATTCGCCGATGGTATACGTACCCAGGCCGGCGACGTGTTCGAGATCAGCCAGGCTGAGTTCGGCGCGCCGCTGGTCAACCGCGTCGGCAGCAGCGATGCGGCATTCGAACCCGGCAACGTCATCACCCTTTAA
- a CDS encoding TonB-dependent siderophore receptor — MRRTLISICVLQAFSPFSWADVAPTEKASLELQATSVTGMADVETAQGPVKGYHATRSASATRTDTSIHETPQSITVVSKDVVEDIGATRLQDALDYAGGVGRANNFGGQGLTSFTVRGFTTAEFYRNGFPVNRGYPAMPDANTIERLEVLRGPATMLYGRGDPGGTFNVVSKQPLAERTVTLGSQLDDQGMKRGTLDASGPLDDEGRLAYRLNVVGEGGDTFRDHVSTERYGVAPVLSWQVNDATKLIFEGDFIRNNHPLDRGLTRFANQRGTPSRDTFWGEKYAGDLHNDNNTAQLRFEHMLNDNWTLGGGFQWLDGTMKGNGVEANGATSLGADGRTLQRNFNYRKLEWTDKDYQLNLTGHFSTGGFDHTLLTGVEYEDYDYKSIIQRSSAATGTFPIDIFNPVYGQPRPALTRTPTHDKENLKTYAAFVQDQVALTERLKVLAGARFERFEHKYESYAGAPNWNAADNAVTPRVGVMYDLTDTVAIYADAARSFKPNTGASRQGGGFEPEKGKSYEMGVKWEALDKQLSVDAAIYQIEKKNVQGVDPLDSAFNVATGQVRSRGFDLNVAGNLTPEWRVIGGYAYVDAAVTKDTAVRTGTRLANIPRNSFSLLNVYEFQDGTLKGLGLGAGTKYVADRAGQTTNTTFTMDAYTVVDLLGYYKVNENVRLNLDVKNLFNREYEEGSFQNFYAYPGEPRTVQVGISYTL, encoded by the coding sequence ATGCGTCGTACCCTGATTTCCATCTGTGTGCTGCAGGCGTTTTCCCCCTTCAGTTGGGCAGACGTTGCCCCCACCGAAAAAGCCAGCCTGGAGTTGCAAGCGACCAGCGTGACCGGCATGGCGGATGTCGAAACGGCGCAAGGGCCGGTCAAGGGTTACCACGCCACACGTTCGGCGAGTGCGACGCGTACCGACACCTCGATTCATGAAACACCGCAGTCGATCACCGTTGTGTCCAAAGACGTGGTCGAGGACATCGGCGCGACCCGATTGCAGGATGCCCTCGATTACGCCGGCGGCGTGGGCCGGGCGAACAACTTTGGTGGGCAGGGGCTTACCAGTTTCACCGTGCGTGGCTTTACCACCGCAGAGTTCTATCGCAACGGTTTTCCCGTCAACCGCGGCTACCCGGCCATGCCCGACGCCAACACCATCGAACGCCTCGAAGTGCTGCGTGGTCCAGCGACCATGCTGTACGGCCGCGGCGATCCCGGTGGCACCTTCAACGTGGTGTCCAAGCAGCCGCTGGCCGAGCGTACGGTCACGTTGGGCAGCCAGTTGGATGATCAGGGCATGAAGCGCGGCACCCTGGATGCCTCCGGCCCGTTGGACGACGAAGGGCGCCTGGCCTACCGCCTGAACGTGGTGGGCGAGGGCGGCGATACCTTCCGCGACCATGTCTCCACCGAACGTTACGGCGTGGCCCCGGTGTTGAGCTGGCAGGTCAATGACGCCACGAAGTTGATCTTCGAAGGCGACTTCATCCGCAACAACCACCCGCTGGATCGCGGCCTGACGCGCTTTGCCAACCAACGCGGGACGCCGTCGCGCGACACCTTCTGGGGTGAAAAATACGCCGGCGACCTGCACAACGATAACAACACCGCGCAGTTGCGCTTCGAGCATATGCTCAACGACAACTGGACCCTGGGCGGTGGTTTCCAGTGGCTCGACGGCACGATGAAGGGCAATGGCGTGGAGGCCAACGGCGCGACCAGCCTGGGCGCCGACGGCCGCACCCTGCAGCGCAACTTCAACTACCGCAAGCTGGAATGGACCGACAAGGACTATCAGCTCAACTTGACCGGGCACTTCTCTACTGGTGGTTTTGATCACACCCTGCTGACCGGCGTCGAGTACGAAGACTACGATTATAAATCGATCATCCAGCGTTCCAGCGCTGCGACGGGCACCTTTCCGATCGATATCTTCAACCCGGTCTACGGCCAGCCGCGTCCGGCGCTGACCCGCACGCCCACCCATGACAAGGAAAACCTCAAGACCTACGCGGCCTTCGTCCAGGACCAGGTGGCGCTGACCGAGCGTTTGAAAGTTCTCGCCGGTGCACGCTTTGAGCGTTTCGAGCATAAGTATGAATCCTACGCAGGCGCCCCGAACTGGAACGCGGCCGATAATGCCGTCACCCCGCGCGTCGGCGTGATGTACGACCTCACCGACACCGTCGCGATTTATGCCGATGCCGCCCGCTCCTTCAAGCCGAACACCGGTGCCAGCCGCCAGGGTGGCGGGTTCGAGCCGGAGAAAGGCAAGTCCTATGAGATGGGCGTGAAATGGGAAGCGCTGGATAAACAGCTGAGCGTCGACGCGGCGATCTACCAGATCGAAAAGAAAAACGTCCAGGGTGTCGACCCGCTTGACTCCGCTTTCAACGTAGCGACCGGTCAGGTGCGCAGCCGCGGTTTCGACCTGAATGTGGCCGGTAACCTGACGCCTGAATGGCGGGTGATCGGCGGCTATGCATACGTGGATGCGGCGGTCACCAAGGACACGGCGGTTCGTACAGGGACGCGCCTGGCCAACATCCCGCGCAACAGCTTCAGCCTGCTTAACGTGTATGAGTTCCAGGACGGCACGCTCAAGGGACTGGGCCTTGGCGCAGGTACAAAATACGTGGCGGATCGTGCCGGGCAGACCACCAACACCACATTCACCATGGATGCTTACACGGTGGTCGACCTGCTGGGTTACTACAAGGTCAACGAGAACGTACGGCTCAACCTGGATGTGAAAAACCTATTCAACCGCGAGTACGAAGAGGGTTCGTTCCAGAACTTCTATGCCTACCCTGGTGAGCCGCGTACCGTGCAGGTAGGCATCTCGTACACCTTGTAA
- a CDS encoding bestrophin family protein produces MKAAIIKKYRLIIKTMGYVGWALFWLLLWDVAVTVDFMLFLTAKINLPLMPLTLLGSALVVLISFRNSSAYNRWWEARTLWGAMVNNSRSFARQVLTLLDDPDGEVNPVKSTLLRRHVAYVNCLAAHLKGEPCPEEVRAFIPAEEFARNGATNNFANDILTGSAALLAKEYKTGHLDSIRLARLESTLVDLSNAQGGMERIANTPLPYPYVYFPRLFISLFCLIVPVGLVESLGWFTPLASTVVGFMLLAIERIGTDLQSPFSSSEHQIQMETICETIEKNLQSMQRDALGGERIG; encoded by the coding sequence TTGAAAGCTGCCATCATCAAAAAATACCGTTTGATTATCAAGACCATGGGCTACGTAGGCTGGGCGCTGTTCTGGCTGCTGCTGTGGGACGTGGCCGTCACCGTGGATTTCATGCTGTTTCTCACCGCCAAGATAAACTTGCCGCTGATGCCCTTGACCCTGCTGGGTTCGGCGCTGGTGGTGCTGATCAGTTTTCGTAACAGCAGCGCCTACAACCGCTGGTGGGAAGCGCGCACGCTGTGGGGCGCAATGGTGAACAACTCGCGCAGCTTTGCGCGCCAGGTCTTGACCCTGCTGGACGACCCCGACGGCGAGGTGAACCCGGTCAAATCCACCCTGCTACGCCGGCATGTCGCCTACGTGAACTGCCTGGCCGCGCACCTCAAGGGCGAGCCGTGTCCCGAAGAAGTGCGTGCGTTTATCCCCGCCGAAGAATTCGCCCGCAATGGCGCCACCAATAACTTTGCCAACGATATTCTCACCGGCTCCGCCGCCTTGCTGGCCAAGGAATACAAAACCGGTCACCTGGACAGCATCCGCCTGGCGCGGCTTGAGTCGACCCTGGTGGACTTGTCCAACGCCCAGGGCGGCATGGAGCGCATCGCCAACACGCCGCTGCCCTACCCCTACGTGTATTTCCCGCGCCTGTTTATCTCGCTGTTTTGCCTGATCGTGCCGGTGGGCCTGGTGGAATCCCTCGGCTGGTTCACCCCGCTGGCCTCGACGGTGGTGGGCTTCATGCTGCTGGCCATCGAACGCATCGGCACCGACCTGCAAAGCCCGTTCAGTTCCAGTGAGCACCAGATCCAGATGGAAACCATCTGCGAAACCATCGAGAAAAACCTGCAGTCGATGCAGCGCGACGCGCTGGGTGGCGAGCGCATCGGTTAA
- a CDS encoding MFS transporter: MSQELRLIRRITLKLIPFLILLYLIAYVDRSAVGFAKLHMGADVGIGDAAYGLGAGLFFIGYFLFEIPSNLLLDRFGARRWFARIMLTWGAITIGMAFVQGPHSFYVMRFLLGAAEAGFFPGVLYYITQWFPVRHRGKILGLFILSQPIAMMITGPVSGGLLGMDGILGLHGWQWLFIVIGAPAILLTWPVLRYLPDGPKQVKWMSEEEKAWLTGELNKDLQAYGQTRHGNPLHALKDKRVLLLALFYLPVTLSIYGLGLWLPTLIKQFGGSDLTTGFISAVPYIFGIIGLLIIPRSSDRLNDRYGHLAVLYVLGAIGLFFSAWLSVPVLQMAALCLAAFAMFSCTAVFWTLPGRFFAGASAAAGIALINSVGNLGGYIGPFVIGALKEYTGNLASGLYFLSAVMLFGLVLTGVVYRLLERKHVLPADQFAASARGATRP; the protein is encoded by the coding sequence ATGAGCCAGGAACTGCGGCTTATTCGGCGCATCACGCTGAAACTGATTCCCTTCCTGATCCTGCTGTACCTGATCGCCTACGTCGACCGCTCCGCCGTGGGCTTTGCCAAATTGCACATGGGCGCCGACGTCGGCATTGGCGACGCCGCCTATGGCCTGGGCGCGGGGTTGTTCTTCATCGGCTACTTCCTGTTTGAGATCCCCAGCAACCTGCTGCTCGACCGCTTCGGCGCACGACGCTGGTTTGCACGGATCATGCTCACCTGGGGCGCCATCACCATCGGCATGGCCTTTGTGCAGGGGCCGCACAGCTTCTACGTGATGCGTTTTCTGCTCGGCGCGGCCGAAGCGGGCTTCTTTCCGGGCGTCCTGTACTACATCACCCAGTGGTTCCCGGTGCGCCATCGCGGCAAGATCCTCGGGCTGTTCATCCTCTCGCAACCCATCGCCATGATGATCACCGGGCCTGTGTCCGGCGGCCTGCTGGGCATGGACGGCATTCTCGGCCTGCACGGCTGGCAGTGGCTGTTTATCGTGATCGGCGCCCCGGCGATCCTGCTGACCTGGCCGGTGCTGCGCTACCTGCCGGATGGCCCCAAACAGGTCAAATGGATGAGCGAGGAGGAAAAAGCCTGGCTCACCGGCGAACTGAACAAAGACCTGCAAGCCTACGGCCAGACCCGTCACGGCAACCCGCTGCATGCCTTGAAAGACAAGCGTGTGTTGCTGCTGGCGCTGTTCTACCTGCCGGTGACCCTGAGCATCTACGGCCTGGGCCTGTGGCTGCCGACCCTGATCAAGCAATTCGGCGGCAGCGACCTCACCACCGGTTTCATCTCGGCCGTGCCGTACATCTTCGGCATCATCGGCCTGCTGATCATCCCGCGCAGTTCCGACCGTTTGAACGATCGCTACGGCCACCTGGCGGTGCTTTATGTGCTCGGCGCCATCGGCCTGTTCTTCAGTGCCTGGCTCAGTGTGCCGGTGCTGCAGATGGCCGCGCTGTGCCTGGCGGCGTTCGCGATGTTTTCCTGCACGGCGGTGTTCTGGACCCTGCCTGGGCGGTTCTTCGCCGGCGCCAGCGCGGCGGCCGGTATCGCATTGATCAACTCGGTGGGCAATCTCGGCGGCTATATCGGCCCGTTCGTGATCGGCGCGCTCAAGGAATACACCGGCAACCTGGCGTCGGGCTTGTATTTCCTGTCGGCGGTGATGCTGTTCGGGCTGGTCCTGACCGGCGTGGTCTATCGCCTGCTGGAGCGCAAGCACGTGCTGCCCGCCGATCAATTCGCCGCCAGCGCCCGTGGCGCCACACGACCTTAA
- a CDS encoding IlvD/Edd family dehydratase, whose product MSDKKPGLRSAQWFGTADKNGFMYRSWMKNQGIADHQFHGKPIIGICNTWSELTPCNAHFRQIAEHVKRGVIEAGGFPVEFPVFSNGESNLRPTAMLTRNLASMDVEEAIRGNPIDGVVLLTGCDKTTPALLMGAASCDVPAIVVTGGPMLNGKHKGQDIGSGTVVWQLSEQVKAGTITLDDFLAAEGGMSRSAGTCNTMGTASTMACMAEALGTSLPHNAAIPAVDARRYVLAHMSGMRAVEMVREDLKLSKILTKEAFENAIRVNAAIGGSTNAVIHLKAIAGRIGVELDLDDWTRMGRGMPTIVDLQPSGRFLMEEFYYAGGLPAVLRRLGEANLIPHPNALTVNGKSLGENTKDSPIYGQDEVIRTLDNPIRADGGICVLRGNLAPLGAVLKPSAASAELMQHRGRAVVFENFDMYKARINDPELEVDANSILVMKNCGPKGYPGMAEVGNMGLPAKLLAQGVTDMVRISDARMSGTAYGTVVLHVAPEAAAGGPLAAVKEGDWIELDCANGRLHLDIPDAELAARMADLAPTEKLIVGGYRQLYIDHVLQADQGCDFDFLVGCRGAEVPRHSH is encoded by the coding sequence ATGTCTGATAAAAAGCCCGGCCTACGCTCCGCCCAGTGGTTTGGTACCGCCGACAAGAACGGCTTCATGTACCGCAGCTGGATGAAGAACCAGGGCATTGCCGACCATCAGTTCCATGGCAAGCCGATCATCGGCATCTGCAACACCTGGTCGGAGCTGACCCCGTGCAACGCGCATTTCCGCCAGATCGCCGAGCACGTCAAACGCGGCGTGATCGAGGCCGGCGGCTTCCCGGTGGAATTCCCGGTGTTTTCCAACGGTGAATCGAACCTGCGCCCTACCGCCATGCTCACCCGCAACCTGGCGAGCATGGACGTTGAAGAAGCGATTCGCGGCAACCCGATTGACGGCGTGGTACTGCTGACCGGCTGCGACAAGACCACCCCGGCCCTGCTGATGGGGGCCGCAAGTTGCGACGTGCCGGCCATCGTGGTGACCGGCGGGCCGATGCTCAACGGCAAGCACAAGGGCCAGGACATCGGCTCGGGCACCGTGGTGTGGCAGCTCAGCGAACAGGTGAAAGCCGGCACCATAACCCTGGATGATTTCCTCGCGGCCGAGGGCGGCATGTCGCGCTCGGCGGGCACCTGCAACACCATGGGCACGGCTTCGACCATGGCCTGCATGGCCGAAGCACTGGGCACGTCCCTGCCCCACAACGCGGCGATCCCGGCGGTGGATGCGCGGCGTTATGTGCTGGCGCATATGTCGGGCATGCGCGCGGTAGAGATGGTGCGCGAAGACTTGAAGCTCTCCAAGATCCTCACCAAAGAGGCGTTCGAAAACGCGATTCGCGTGAACGCGGCCATCGGCGGTTCGACCAACGCCGTCATCCACCTCAAGGCCATCGCCGGGCGCATCGGCGTGGAGCTGGACCTGGATGACTGGACCCGCATGGGCCGTGGCATGCCGACCATTGTCGACCTGCAGCCGTCGGGGCGTTTCCTGATGGAAGAGTTCTACTACGCCGGCGGCCTGCCCGCCGTGCTGCGCCGCCTCGGTGAGGCCAACCTGATCCCGCACCCGAATGCCTTGACCGTGAACGGCAAGTCCCTGGGCGAGAACACCAAGGATTCGCCGATCTACGGCCAGGATGAAGTGATCCGCACCCTTGATAACCCGATCCGCGCCGACGGTGGCATCTGCGTGCTGCGCGGCAACCTGGCGCCGCTGGGTGCGGTGCTCAAGCCGTCCGCCGCCAGCGCGGAGCTGATGCAGCATCGCGGCCGCGCGGTGGTGTTCGAGAACTTCGACATGTACAAGGCACGCATCAACGACCCGGAGCTGGAGGTGGACGCCAATTCGATCCTGGTCATGAAAAACTGCGGGCCCAAGGGTTACCCAGGCATGGCCGAAGTCGGCAACATGGGCCTGCCGGCCAAGCTGCTGGCCCAGGGCGTGACGGATATGGTGCGTATTTCCGATGCGCGCATGAGCGGCACGGCGTACGGCACGGTGGTGTTGCACGTGGCCCCGGAAGCCGCAGCCGGCGGGCCGTTGGCCGCGGTGAAGGAAGGCGACTGGATCGAACTGGACTGCGCCAACGGCCGCCTGCACCTGGACATTCCCGACGCAGAGCTGGCGGCGCGCATGGCGGACCTGGCGCCCACCGAAAAACTCATCGTCGGCGGCTATCGCCAGCTGTACATCGACCATGTGTTGCAGGCCGACCAGGGTTGCGACTTCGACTTCCTAGTGGGTTGCCGCGGGGCGGAAGTCCCACGGCATTCCCACTAA
- a CDS encoding ArsR/SmtB family transcription factor: MRAFKHPTPQDLTLERVLYALSDPVRLEIVRCLAGVPEATCGELDGGRPKSSMSHHFRVLRDAGLVHTRSVGTTHMNSLRGDELESRFPGLLASVLAQR; this comes from the coding sequence ATGCGAGCCTTCAAACACCCCACTCCTCAAGACCTGACTCTCGAACGCGTGCTCTACGCCCTGAGTGACCCGGTGCGCCTGGAAATCGTGCGTTGCCTGGCCGGCGTGCCGGAGGCGACCTGCGGCGAATTGGACGGTGGGCGGCCAAAATCCAGCATGTCCCATCACTTCCGGGTTTTACGCGATGCCGGCCTGGTGCACACCCGCAGCGTGGGCACCACCCACATGAACTCGTTGCGCGGCGATGAGCTGGAGAGCCGGTTTCCCGGACTGCTGGCCAGCGTTCTCGCCCAGCGGTAA
- a CDS encoding amino acid synthesis family protein, producing the protein MSFEIRKIVSYVEETFIEGGKASDTPVKMVGLAVVLKNPWLGRGFVEDLKPEIRANCSDLGALMVERLVGIIGGAENIEAYGKAAVVGADGEIEHASAIIHTLRFGNHYREAVKAKSYLSFTNKRGGPGTSIQIPMMHKDDEGLRSHYITLEMQIEDAPRADEIVVVLGCADGGRLHPRIGNRYIDLEELAAEQAQ; encoded by the coding sequence ATGAGTTTCGAAATCCGCAAGATCGTCAGTTATGTAGAAGAAACCTTTATCGAGGGCGGCAAAGCCTCCGACACGCCCGTGAAGATGGTCGGCTTGGCCGTGGTGCTGAAAAACCCTTGGTTGGGCCGTGGTTTCGTCGAAGACCTGAAGCCGGAGATCCGCGCCAACTGCTCCGATCTCGGCGCACTCATGGTCGAGCGCCTGGTGGGCATCATCGGTGGCGCCGAGAACATCGAGGCCTACGGCAAAGCAGCCGTGGTGGGTGCCGATGGCGAGATCGAACACGCGAGCGCGATCATCCATACCCTGCGCTTCGGCAACCACTACCGTGAAGCGGTCAAGGCCAAGAGCTACCTGAGCTTCACCAACAAGCGCGGCGGCCCGGGCACCTCGATCCAGATTCCGATGATGCACAAGGACGACGAAGGCCTGCGCTCGCACTACATCACCCTGGAAATGCAGATCGAAGACGCGCCGCGTGCTGACGAAATCGTCGTCGTGCTGGGCTGCGCCGATGGCGGTCGCCTGCACCCACGGATCGGCAACCGTTACATCGACCTGGAAGAGCTGGCGGCTGAACAAGCCCAGTAA
- a CDS encoding metallophosphoesterase family protein: MKIGVISDTHGLLRPEAVAALEGCEQIIHAGDIGGPEILDQLARIAPLHVVRGNNDQGAAWAQQVPDHLMIDLNGWQALVVHDIADVPALLDRGTRLVITGHSHKPLIEWRAETLYVNPGSAGRRRFKLPVTLAVLEVQRTSIEPRLIALLD; this comes from the coding sequence ATGAAAATCGGCGTGATTTCCGACACCCACGGCCTGTTGCGGCCTGAAGCCGTGGCGGCGTTGGAGGGCTGCGAGCAGATCATCCATGCCGGCGATATCGGCGGCCCCGAGATTCTCGACCAGTTGGCGCGCATCGCGCCGCTGCATGTTGTACGCGGCAATAACGATCAAGGCGCGGCGTGGGCGCAGCAGGTGCCTGATCATCTGATGATCGATCTGAACGGTTGGCAGGCCTTGGTCGTGCATGACATCGCCGACGTACCGGCCTTGCTCGACCGCGGTACGCGCCTGGTGATCACCGGCCACTCGCATAAACCGCTGATCGAGTGGCGGGCCGAGACGCTGTATGTGAACCCCGGCAGCGCAGGGCGGCGGCGCTTCAAGCTGCCGGTGACCCTGGCGGTGCTGGAGGTGCAGAGAACAAGCATCGAGCCGCGTTTGATTGCGCTGCTGGACTGA